CCAGGTCGTAGTCCTTCAACCGGGTCTTGATGGCGAACTCGAACAGCGGCGTGCGCCGGGCCACCAGGTCGCGCACCGCCACGTCGCCCTTGTCCTGGCGCAGCTCGCACGGGTCCATGCCGTCCGGCGCGATGGCGATGTAGGTCTGCGCGGAGAACGCCTGCTCGCCCTCGAACGCCTTCAGCGCCGCCTTCTGGCCGGCCGCGTCGCCGTCGAAGGTGAAGATCACCTCGCCGTTGAGCGAGTCGTCGATCAGCAGCCGGCGCAGCACGTTCATGTGGTCCGCGCCGAACGCCGTGCCGCAGGACGCGACCGCCGTCGGCACGCCGGCCAGGTGCATCGCCATCACGTCGGTGTAGCCCTCGACCACGACGGCCTGCCTGCGCTTGGCGATCTCCCGCTTGGCCAGGTCCAGCCCGAACAGCACCTGCGACTTCTTGTAGATCGGGCTCTCGCTGGTGTTGAGGTACTTGGCCTGGATCGGGTCGTCGTCGAAGATCCGGCGGGCGCCGAAGCCGACGACCTCGCCGCCCATGTCCCGGATCGGCCACAGCAACCTGCGGTGGAACCGGTCGATCGGGCCCTGCCTGCCCTCCTTGGTCAGCTGGGCCTTGATCAGCTCGGTCAGCTCGAACCCGCGCCCGAGCAGGTGCTTGGTGAGCTTGTCCCAGCCGCCGGGCGCGAAGCCGCAGCCGAACTGGCGGGCCGCGGCCTCGTCGAAGCCGCGTTGCGCCAGGAACTCGCGCGCGGCCAGCGCGTCCGGCGTGGCCAGCTGCTCGGCGTAGAACTCGGCGGCGGCCCGGTGCGCCTCGATGAGCCTGCTGCGGGTGCCCCGGTCGCGCTGGATCGTCGCGCCGCCGCCCTCGTAGGTGAGCTGGATGCCCGCCCGGTCGGCCAGCCGCTCGACGGCCTCCACGAACCCCAGGTGCTCGATCTTCATCACGAACGCGATGACGTCGCCGCCCTCGCCGCAGCCGAAGCAGTGGAACGTGCCGTGCGAGGGGCGGACGTTGAACGACGGCGACTTCTCGTCGTGGAACGGGCACAGGCCCTTCAGCGCGCCGCCACCGGCCCGGCGCAGCGAGACGTGGTCGCCCACGACCTCGTCGACCCGACTGCGGTCACGCACCAGTGCGACGTCGCTCTCCCGGATGCGTCCTGCCACGTCGAGCGAGTCTAGTGCTGGCAGACTGGCGCCCGTGACCGCAGGCGAGGAGACCGCGCCCGACGTCGCCTCGGCGTTCACCGGGCACCGCACCCACCTGATCGGCGTGGCCTACCGGCTCACCGGCAGCGTCGCGGACGCCGAGGACGCGGTGCAGGAGGCGTGGCTGCGGCTGGCGGGCCTGAGCGACCGGGGCCGCGCGGACATCCGGGACCTGCGCGGCTGGCTGACGACCGTGGTCGGCCGGATCTGCCTGGACCGGCTGCGGTCGGCGGCGGTGCGGCGGGAGCGGTACGTCGGGCAGTGGTTGCCCGAGCCGCTGGTCACCTCCGGCGAGGACGACCCGCTGGACGCGGTGGTGCGCGACGACGGCGTGCGGCTGGCGGCCCTGGTGGTGCTGGACCGCCTCACGCCCGAGCAGCGGGTGGCCTTCGTGCTGCACGACGCGTTCGACGTGCCGTTCGCGGAGATCGCCGACGCGCTGGGCTGCGAGGTCGCCACCGCCCGCCAGCACGCCTCGCGGGGCAGGCGTGCGGCGGCCGACGCCGACCCGCCGCCGCGGGTGGCGCTGGAGGAGCAGCGCGAGGTGCTGGAGCGGTTCCTCCGGGCCATGGCCTCCGGTGACGTCAACGCCGTGGTGAGCCTGCTGCACCCGGACGCGGTGCTGGTGGGCGACGGCGGCGGCAAGGCCAAGACCGCGGTCAACGTGGTCAGCGGCGCGGACCGGGTGGCGCGCCTGGTGCTCGGCCTGCTGCGGCAGTACGACGGCGCGCTGGAGACCGGGCGACCGGTGCTGGTCAACGGCGACCTGGGGCTGCTGTTCGCCGCCCGCGGCAAGCTCACCGCGCGGGTCAGCGCGTTCGCGGTGCGGGACGGCAGGGTGGCCGGCGTGTACGACATCTCGAACCCGGACAAGCTCGGCCACGTGCCGTTCCCCGAACCCGCCTAGGGCAGCGGCGCCCGGCAGGCGTCGCCGGAGGTGAAGCCCTGGTCGGTGATGCCGAACGCCGAGTTGAACCGGCCGCGCTGGTTCTCCAGGGCGATCAGGTAGGTCAGCTCGACCAGGCCCCGGTGCCCGAGCCGCCGGTCCAGCTCGGCGACCTGCTCGTCGGTGACGGCGGTCGGCGTCTCGGTCATCGCGTCGGCGTAGGCGAGCGCCAGCTTCTCCAGCTCGGTGTAGGAGTCCGAGGTCCGGTAGTCGTGGATCTCCTTGAGCCGGTCGACGTCCAGGCCCTCGTGCTTGATCAGCATGGTGCCGAAGTCGACGCACCACGAGCAGCCGAGCTTCACCGCGGTCAGGAGGACGACCAGCTCGCGCAGCGACACCGGCAGCGTCGTGGCCGCCTTCTCCACCGCCAGCTCGTGCCGCGCGCTCGCCACGAACAGCCGGCGGTGGTGCGCCGCGACGGTGAACGGCTCCGGCACCGCGCCGAACCGCCGCTTGGCGAACCGGTACGCGAGCCGGACCAGCGGGTTGGCCTGCCTGGTGGTGACGACCGGGATCCTGGGCATGTCCCCTCCTCGTTTCGGGTCTGCACCCGGTGGACGAGGAGGGCGCCCGGGACGTGACAGTCCCCCGCCGGAACGGCGGCTACGGCTTGGCGACCTGGGCGAAGAAGAAGATCGCACCCGTTCCGGCGTGCCGGACCAGCAGCAGGTGCGGCCGGTCGACGCGGACCGTGCGCGCGGGCTCGGCCGGGATGAACGACGTGAGCCGCATCACCACCGCGGTCGCCGCCGCGCCCTCGAAGCCCTGCTCGTCCAGCCGCAGCACGGCCTCGTGCACCACGTCGTCCACGCGCAGCCGCGGGTCGGGGCTCAGCCCGGTCAGGTCGGCCGCGTCGGTGAACATGGTCCGCACGCCGACCTGCTGCAACGCCTCGGCGAGCGAGCAGTTCACCGACAGCTCCAGCTTCGGCAGGAACAGCTCGACCCGGTCGTGCTCCAGCGCGGCCAGCACCTCGGGCACGCCCTCCGTGCCGCCCAGGTCGCCCTCCGGCAGCAGCACGACCGCCTCGACGCCGCCCTGCGCGGCCAGCGCCACGGCCTCCCACCCGGCCTGCCGGGCGTAGCGCGCGTTGCCCTCGCGGCGCATGGTCGGGACGTCGCCGGCGCCGCGGAACGGCAGGTCGGCGGTGTCGTGCTCGGGGAACTCGTCGGTCCACGCCGACTTCAGGTACAGCGCGTTGACCAGCGTCGCGACCGTGTCCGACGTGATCGCGCCCGACGCCAGCAGCTCGGGGACCAGCTGGTGGGTCGTCTCGGCCACGTCGGCGTTGATCAGCTTGCGGGCGCCCTCCGGGTCCGCGGCGAACGGCGCGGAGCGCGCCGCCGCGCCCGGCCACCCGGCGAGGTCGGCGAGGAAGCCCTCGTCGATCGGCAGCTCGTCGGACGCCCACAGCGTGTTGGCCACGGCGAACTCGGCGTCGTCGCCCACCACCGCGGCCTTGAGCACGTCCGCGTGGTCCGCGCCCAACAGCGCGACCAGCTCAGCCTCGGTCTGCCCGCGCGCCGCTCGCGCGGTCAGACCGAGGGCGCTGGCCACCGAGTACGGCGACCAGCACGCGTTCCGGGTGCGATCGGGCGCGACGGCGTCGTGCAGGGTGAGGGCGAACGTCAGGTGCGCTCGATCAGGCACAGGGTCTCCTTGACAGCTGTGGGCTCGTCCGGGATCGGACGTTCACCCGCGCCGCTCGTGGGTCCGAGCGGCCTGGGGTGGCGTGGTTCGCGCACCCCGGCGGAACCGTCGTCGGGTTCGTCGTCCCACCCGTCGTACGGCACCTCGAAACCGGCGTGCACCGGTTCACGGGACGGTCTGCGCCACGGCCACGGACGGCCTGGCGGTCTCCTGGACTCATCGGCCATGCCACCGAGTGTGCCACCGGTCACAGCGGTTCGGGGGCGGCTTTCGCCAGCGCCGACCGCCACGCCACCGCCTGGGCGTCGGTCAGCGAGGCGACCTGGTCGACCACGACGCGCAGCCGTTCGGCGTCCGTGCCGGCGGCGGCCCACGCGGGGTGGAAGGCGGGGTCGAGCGAGTCCGGCGCGCGGTCGAGCAGCAGGTGGACCAGCTCGGCCACCAGCTCCCGCTGCCACGCCTGCACGGCCAGCCGCGCCGGGTCGCTCATCACGTACCGCACCGCGACCGCCTTGAGCAGCGCCACCTCGGCCGCGACCCGGGGCGGCACGACCAGGTCGGCCTGGTAGCGGCTCAGCGGGCCGTCGCCGTGCGCCTCGCGGGTCGCGCCGACGGCGGCCGAGGCGAACCGGCCGACCAGCTCGCTGGTGAGCCGCTTCAGCGCGACCTGGGCGCGCAGCGAGCCGTCGTACTCGGCCAGCTCGGCGATGACCGGCAGCGCGAGCAGGTCGCCGGCGGTGGCTTCGAGCGCGGACACCGGTTCGGCGGAGAAGTGCTTGGCGGCCAGCTCCGCGATGGCCGCCCGCTCGGCCGGGTCGCCGAGCGCGGACAGGCTGATCCGGTGAGCCAGCACGCCGTCCTCCACGTCGTGCACGGAGTAGGCGACGTCGTCGGCCCAGTCCATGACCTGCGCCTCCAGGCACCGCCTGCCCTCCGGCGCGCCGTCGCGCAGCCAGGTGAACACCGCGAGGTCGTCGTCGTACGCGCCGAACTTCACCACCCCGGGACGGCGGGTCCACGGGTACTTGGCCGCCGCGTCCAGGCACGCCCTGGTCAGGTTGAGGCCCTTGGCGGTCTTGGGTTCCAGCCTGGTCAGGATGCGCAGGGTCTGGGCGTTGCCCTCGAAGCCGCCGCACGGCCCGGCCAGCTCGTCCAGCGCGCGTTCCCCGTTGTGCCCGAACGGCGGGTGCCCGATGTCGTGCGCGAGCCCGGCGGTGTCGACCACGTCCGGGTCGCAGCCGAGCTCCTCGCCGATGCCCCGGCCGATCTGGGCGACCTCCAGCGAGTGGGTGAGCCGGGTGCGCGGCACACCGGTCACCTCCGCGCCCTCGCCGGGTCCGACGACCTGGGTCTTGCCCGCGAGCCTGCGCAGCGCCGCCGAGTGCAGCACCCTGGCCCGGTCGCGGGAGAACGGCGAGCGGCGCTCGGTGCGGGCGCCGGGCAGCACGGCGCCCTTCGGCCGCTCGGACAGCAACCGCGCCGAGTCGTGCGGGGTGTAGCCCTGCGTCATCCGGACAGGGTATGAGCTACAGCAGGATGCCGTCGAAAGCGCCCGCCGGGGCCTTCATCAGGTGGTAGTAGAGCAGCGCGCCGGTCTCGCGGCGGATGTAGAACAACTGGGTCTCGCGGGTCTGCACGTTCGGCCCGCTGCGGGTCGGCGACGTCCACGCCGACAGGCCCTCGTCCTCGGCCATCGTGCGCGCCCGCAGGGAGTGCCACGGGTCGCTGACGATCACGGCGGTGGTGAGGGACTTCTCGCGGGCCGCGGCGGCGAGCGCGCGGATGCTGCCCAGCGTGTCGGTGCCCTCGCCGACCTCGAGGATCCGGTCGGCGGGCACGTCGTGCTCCTCCAGCCAGATCCGACCGGCCTCGCCCTCGGTGAAGTTGTCGCCGGGCTGCCGGCCGCCGGTGGTGGCGATGTAGTTGACCACCCCCTGCTCGTACAGCCGGCGGGCGTGCTCCAGCCGGGCTTCGAGCACTTCCGACGGCACGCCGTTGAACTGGGCCGCGCCGAGCACGACGGCCATGTCGGCGTGCGTGCGGTCGTCCTCGCGCGCCACCTGCCAGACGCGGAACGCCGTGCCCCCGACGACGAGGAACCCGATCACGACGGCGCCGAGCACGACGCGGGTCACCAGCCTGCGGAGCCTCGGCAGGAACGTCACGCCCCGGATAATGGCACACCCGCTCCGGCACGACCCCTGCCAGGATCGCTCCCATGCCAGCAGACCAGCCGACGATCGTGGCCACCTCGGGCGGATTCCGCGCCGGGCGTCGCACCCACCTGGAGTTCCACCGACTCGTCCACCACGCCGTCGACCTGTCCGGCGTGCACGGGCGCAAGCCGAAGCTGTGCCACGTCGGCACGGCGGCGGGCGACCAGCGGTGGTTCAACGCCGACATCTCCGAAGCCGGGCAGCTCGCCGGGTGGGAGGTGTCGCACCTGAACCTGTTCACCATGCCGCCGACGACCGACCTCGCGGGCTTCGTCGGCGAGCACGACGTGGTGTGGGTCGGCGGTGGTTCGGTGGCGAACCTGCTGGCCGTGTGGGCGGTGCACGACCTCGGGCCGGTCCTGCGCGGGGCGTGGCAGGACGGCGTCGTGCTCGGCGGCGTGTCGGCCGGGTCGATCTGCTGGTTCGTGGGCGGTTCGACGGACTCGTTCGGCCCGGAGCTGCGGATCGTCACCAACGGGCTCGGCTTCCTGCCGTACGGCAACGGCGTGCACTACGACACCGAGGCCGCGCGCCGGCCGACCATCCACGCGGCGGTCGCGGCGGGCGCCCTGCCGGTGACGCACTGCACCGACGACGGAGCCGGACTCGTCTACCACGGCGCCGAACTGGTGGAGGCGGTGTCCGAGCGGTCGACGGGCGGCGCCTACGTCGTCACCCGCGACGAGTCTTCAGCAACCGCACAGGAGGAACCCCTCGACACCAGGCGGTTGTGAACCGGACCGTGGAGGAGTGGGAAGACGCTGGGCGGTAGTCGTGGTCGCGCTGGTCGTGGGCGTGGCCGCGCTGGTGTGGCCGAGCCTGCCCGAGGACGCCGCCGAGGCGTCGCTCACCGCACCGCCGGGCACCGCCGCGCCGTCGACCGCCGACGGACCGGCGACCGCTGACAGGCCGTCGACCGCCGGCGGACCGTCGGCCACCGCTCCGGCGGACACCCCGCACCCGGCCGCGCCACGTGCCGCCGGGACACCCGCCCCGGACCTCCCGGCGGCGGTAGCGCGGGCGGCCGAGGTGGGCGCCGGTGTCGACCTCGGGTTGGCCGTGGTCGACCTCGACACCGGCGCCGCGGCCGGTTCCGGCGCCGACACCCCGTTCCGCTCGGCGTCGCTGAGCAAGCTGCTGGTGGCCGTGGACCTGCTGACCTCCGGCGAGGTGCCGTCCGACGACCTCGACCTCCTGTCCCGGGCGCTCCGCCTGAGCGACGACGACGCCATGAACGCCCTGTGGACGCTGCACGACGGCATGGGCGCGATCGACCGCGTGGCCGCACGGGCGGGCCTGACCACCACCCGCGCGCCGGCGGACGCCTCGCAGTGGGGCGACGTCGAGATGTCGGCCGCCGACGTCGCGCGGCTCTACCGGTACGTGCTGACCGGGCTGCCCTCCGCCGACCGGGAGTTCGTCGTGACCGCCCTGTCGTCGGCCTCCCCCACCGCCGCGGACGGCTTCGACCAGGCTTACGGGCTGCTCGCGCCGGGCGTCGACGCGTACGCCAAGCAGGGCTGGATGTGGTACCTGCCGGCGGACCTCCACCTGCACAGCGCGGGCGTGGTCGCGAACCGGTACGCCGTCGCCGTGCTGTCGGTCCAGACCGGCGTGGACGAGCAGGACGCCAAGGACCGGCTGACCGCGATCACGACCGCCCTCATCAGCGGGCTCACCGGCCCGGCGGGTTGAAGCGCGAGTTGAAGGTTTTCAGTCGACTCCCTGGCGGTTCCGCGTCGAAGCCTCACAAAGGAGTTCAACGATACGGTTGAAGGGGTGAACGTCGATGAACTCAAGGACCACATCAGCTCGACCTTCGCCGGCATCCGCGTCGTGGAGGCGTCCGGCGACACGTTCTTCCTCTACGACCCCGACGGCGACCTCCCGCCGGAACGGCAGATGCCGTTCGCCACGATCGTCACCGGCGACCGCTACGACCGGGTCTCGCGGTTGGGCGAGGACGGCGCGTACCGGCTCAACATCGGGCTGACCAAGGCGTCCTACGCGGCGATGTTCGGCGCCGTGCCGACCGAGCGCGACGGTGACGGCGTCCTGGACTCCGGGTTCGACTACGCGGAGCGGGATCGCTTGCTGCCGCACCCGTTCTACGCGTCGCAGCACTGGGTCTGCGTCGTGTCGCCGAGCGGGGCGACGCTGGAGGCCGTCCGGCCGCTGCTGGTCGAGGCGCACGGGTTCGCGGCGCGCAAGCACGCGAACCACGCCCGGCGCGCGAGGTGAGGTGGGGCCCGGTGCGAGGGCGGTCGCACCGGGCCCCGGTCGTCACACCCGGTCGGGCGTCGGGCGGATCAGCTCCACGCTGCCGCGCTGCGCGGCCCAGTGCTCGATCGCCTGGCCGCACGCCTGGTCGAGGTGGCGCACGCCGGTCAGGTCCATCCGGACGGGCCTGCTGTCCGGCAGGGCTTCCAGGGTCTCCAGCAGGTTGGGCAGCTGCAGGAACGTCGCGTTGCCGCGCACCGCCACGTGGTGGTGGTCCTCGCCCTGGGCGGTCACCGTGACGGTCAGCCGGGACATGTCCCAGGCCGTCTTGACCACCGCCGCCAGCAGGCCCGCGAGGGTGCCGGTGAGCAGGTCGGTCAGCACGATCAGGCCCGCGGTGAGGACCAGGACGCCCGCCTCGGCGCGGTCGACGCGGGCCAGCGCCACGACCTGCCCGGGCGCCAGCAGCTTCCAGCCCGCCTGCACCAGCAGGGCGGCCAGCACCGCCAGCGGCACGTAGGACAGCACGCCGGGCAGCAGCACGACGAACACCAGCAGCCACCAGCCGTGCAGCACGCGGGACAGCCGGGTGCGCGCGCCCGCCTCCACGTTGGTCGCGCTGCGCACGATCACGGCGGTCATCGGCAGCGCGCCGAGCACGCCGCACACCGCGTTGCCGACGCCCTGCGCGACCAGCTCCTGGTTGTACCGCGTCCGCGGCCCGCCGTGCATCCGGTCGACGGCCGCCGCGCTGAACAGGCTCTCCGCCGACGCCACGAGGGCGAACGTCAGCATCGCGCCGAGCACGCCCGCGTCCAGCAGGTCGAAGTCGACCAGCGCCACCACGTCGGTCAGCGGACCGACCGAGATCCGCGGCAGCGGGAACAGCGCCCCGACCGCGGACGCGACCACGACGGCCACCAGCATCCCCGGCACGGCACGCCACGGCGTCCGCTTCCACAGCCACGCCACCACCAGCGTCAGCACGCCGACGGCCACGCCGCTCAGGCCGACCGCGGTGGTGACCGCGGCCCGGACCAGGTCCACCAGGCCGGCGAACTTGGCGCCGGTCGTGGCCGGCTGGTCCTGCCCGGCGAACGGGTAGAGCTGGCCGAGCACCAGCACCAGGCCGATGCCCGCCAGCATGCCCTGCACCACGGCGGGCGAGATGGCGCGGAACCAGCGGCCGAGCCGCAGCAGGCCCATCGCCACCTGGAGCAGGCCCGCGCCCAGGACGATGACGCCCAGCGCGCCCAGGCCGTGCGCCGCGACGGTGTCGGCGACCAGCACGGTCAGCCCCGCCGCCGGTCCGCTGACCTGCATGGTGCTGCCGGGCAGCAGGCCGACCACGAGGCCGCCCACCACGCCGGTGATGATGCCCAGTTCGGCCGGGACGCCGGAGGCGACGGCGATGCCCACGCACAGCGGGAGCGCCACCAGGAACACCACCAGCGACGCTCCGACGTCGGGCCACGGGGTTCTCCGCCCCGGTGGGGCGGGTCGTTCGGTTCGAGTGCTCACTCGTCAGCTCCGCGGAAGTCGGTGCAGCCGGTCACAGCGGCTGGAGGAGGTCCGAGCGGTGGGCCAGGACCTCACCGGACTCGATGTCGTGGAACCGCCCGTGCACGCGCAGGTCGCCGGAATCGACCCGGTCCCGCACGAACGGGTGGCCGCCCGGCTGCGCCAGGAGGCTGCCGGGCCGGTCCCCGGTGCCGGCGGCGGTCACGATGCGTGAGTCCGCGCAGGTGGTGAAGAGGGCGGTCGGTGATTGGCCACCGGCGAGCCCGCGTCCCATTTCCTGGGAACCGCGCAACGAATGCGCGCGGGCGTGGTGGACCGGTTGACGGAATTCCATCTGCTTTCCCCACTCGTCTTGGTCGGACGGTGCGATCGACTGCGGTGGGGTGTGGATCAGTGCCGGAACACCTGCAGTGCCGAGGGTCTGGACCACGGGTGGAGGTGTTCCGCGCGGCCGCGGCGCACGGGCGGGGCGACGCGGGCCCGCGCCTCGCGGCGGTTCGGGCGCGCGGCGGGTCGTCCGGGAACGGGCGCAGGTCCGGCCGGCGATGATCGGGTGGACCAAGATCGCGGCTCGGGGCCCTTGCGGCACTCCCTGGGCGGTTCCTCCTCGGGGACGAAGGCCGTCGAGTGGCCCACCGGGAGGGCCCGCACGGCCTGCGCGTGACCGAACGGAGATGGCGCGAGCACGGCGAGGAGCGCCAATGCGAGTGCGACGACAACGACCCGCGCCATGACACCCCCCGATGAGCTGCGCCTCGCTCAAGTGTCACAAAGCCGGGTGATGCGCGGGTTAACAGAAAGGCGTCTTCGTGCAATCCGACCGATATTCACCCGATAGTTCGTGACGCAGATCATCGAAAGACTGAATGATTACAGAAAGTCACTACTACTGGAGTGCCGCCGCGGTGAACGAGACGGCGGCGGCGAGCGAGAGCAGCGCCCGCAGGTGGTTCGCGGGCACCCACTCGCGCAGGTACCGGGTCCAGTCCTCCGGCGTGCCCGACCGCTCCAGCCCGTTGTTGCGCGGGACGTGGAAGGCGCCCGTCAGCACGACACCGCCCAGCAGGTAGAGGACCGCGCCCGCCCACGCCCACGGACCGCCCCCGAACGCCGCCACCACACCGACCACCGCCGTGCCGAGGAAGACGCCGATGAACGCCGGGTTCACCACCGCGAGGTTGATCGCCCGCATGGCCGCGACCCCGACCTCGGGCCCGGCCCGCCGCAGCCCGGGCATGACCATCGCGGAGAACGCGAAGAAGACCCCAGCCATCATCCCGCAGCCGAGAGCCGCGACGATCGTCACCGTGGGGAACATGGGGCCAGTCAAGCCGACGGGTCCCGGACCGGCCATCGCCCAGCGACTCGATCGCATGCGCCATCGTCTCGACGGCGGGGCTCCACGACGGACACGACGGGCACGACGAACGCGGCCGACATCGTCCCGCACATCTCTAGGCTTGACCCCGTGGACGCTCTCGCCGGACTGCTGAACGGACCGCGCGCCCGTGGCGCGTTCCTCATGCGGACCGTCCTGGACCCGCCGTGGTCGCTGCGCGTCGAGGACCGCGCGCCGCTGACCGTGGTGGCGCTGGTGCGCGGCGACGGGTGGTTGCTGCCGCACGACGGCGAACCGGCGCCGCTGCGCGCCGGTGACGTGGCGGTGCTGCGCGGGCCGGACCCGTACGCGCTGGCCGACGACCCGGCCACGCCCGTGCAGGCGGTGGTGCACCCCGGCGGGATCACCACGACGCCGGACGGGTCCGCGCTGTGCGAGCAGTGGGGCCTCGGCGTGCGCACGTGGGGCGCGAACGCCGACGGGTCCGTGGTGCTGCTCAGCGGCGCCTACCAGCTCGACAGCGAGGTGAGCGGGCGGCTGCTGTCGGCGCTGCCGCCGTCCCTCGTCGTGCCGCGCGCGGAACTGCCGCTGGTGCCGCTGCTGGCCGACGAGGTCGCCCGCGACGAGCCCGGCCAGGAGGCGGTGCTGGACCGGCTGCTCGACCTGCTGCTGATCTCCGTGCTGCGGGCGTGGTTCTGCCGACCGGAGGCGCGGGCGCCCGCCTGGTACTCGGCGCACGCCGACCCCGTGGTCGGCCGGGCGCTGCGGCTGCTGCACGGCGACCCGGCGCGACCGTGGACGGTGGGCTCGCTGGCCGGGGCGGTCGGCGTGTCGCGGGCGGCGCTGGCCAGGCGGTTCACCGAGCTGGTCGGCGAACCGCCGATGGCCTACCTGACCGACTGGCGGCTCGCGCTGGCCGCCGACCTGCTGCGCGAGCCGGGCGCCACGGTCGGCGCGGTGGCCCGCCGGGTCGGCTACAGCACCGCGTTCGCGCTGAGCACGGCGTTCAAGCGGGAACGCGGCGTGAGCCCGTCCGAGCACCGCGCCAACGCGTGACGCGACCCGCTCAGGCGCCGATCAGGCGCGCGGCGAGGTAGCCCTCCAGCTGGTCCATCGACACCCGCTCCTGCGACATCGTGTCGCGCTCCCGCACGGTCACCGCGTGGTCGGTCAGCGTGTCGAAGTCGACCGTGACGCAGAACGGCGTGCCGATCTCGTCCTGCCTGCGGTACCGGCGGCCGATGGCGCCCGCGTCGTCGAACTCGATGTTCCAGTGCTTGCGCAGGGCGTTGGCCAGGTCCTTGGCCTTGGGCGACAGGTCGGCGTTGCGCGACAGCGGCAGCACGGCCGCCTTCACCGGCGCGAGCCTGCGGTCCAGGCGCAGCACGACGCGCTTGTCCACGCCGCCCTTGGCGTTCGGCGCCTCGTCCTCGCTGTAGGCCTCCAGCAGGAACGCCATCATCGGCCGGCCGACGCCCGCCGCGGGCTCGATCACGAACGGCCGGTAGCGCGAGTTGGTGGCCTGGTCGAAGTACGACAGGTCGACGCCCGAGTGGTTGGAGTGGGTGTTCAGGTCGAAGTCGGTGCGGTTGGCGACGCCCTCCAGCTCGCCCCACTCCTGACCGCCGAACTGGAACCGGTACTCGATGTCGACGGTGCGCTTCGAGTAGTGCGACAGCTTTTCCTTGGGGTGCTCGTAGTGCCGCAGGTTCTCCTTGGAGATGCCCAGGTCGTTGTACCAGCGGGTGCGCTCGTCGATCCAGTACTGGTGCCACTCCTCGTCGGTGCCCGGCTCGACGAAGAACTCCATCTCCATCTGCTCGAACTCGCGCGTGCGGAAGATGAAGTTGCCCGGCGTGATCTCGTTGCGGAAGCTCTTGCCGATCTGGCCGATGCCGAACGGCGGCTTGCGGCGCGACGTGGTCTGCACGTTCAGGAAGTTCGTGAAGATGCCCTGCGCGGTCTCCGGGCGCAGGTAGTGCAGGCCCTCGTCGGTCTCGATCGGACCGAGGTGGGTCTTGAGCAGGCCGTTGAA
This genomic window from Saccharothrix sp. HUAS TT1 contains:
- a CDS encoding AraC family transcriptional regulator, with amino-acid sequence MDALAGLLNGPRARGAFLMRTVLDPPWSLRVEDRAPLTVVALVRGDGWLLPHDGEPAPLRAGDVAVLRGPDPYALADDPATPVQAVVHPGGITTTPDGSALCEQWGLGVRTWGANADGSVVLLSGAYQLDSEVSGRLLSALPPSLVVPRAELPLVPLLADEVARDEPGQEAVLDRLLDLLLISVLRAWFCRPEARAPAWYSAHADPVVGRALRLLHGDPARPWTVGSLAGAVGVSRAALARRFTELVGEPPMAYLTDWRLALAADLLREPGATVGAVARRVGYSTAFALSTAFKRERGVSPSEHRANA
- a CDS encoding glycine--tRNA ligase; translation: MAADRIETVVSLCKRRGFVYPCGEIYGGTRSAWDYGPLGVELKDNIKRQWWNFMVRGREDVVGLDSSVILPREVWVASGHVEAFVDPLVECNSCHKRFRQDTLVEEYAERTGKQVAEGDVSDVPCPNCGTRGQYTEPKMFNGLLKTHLGPIETDEGLHYLRPETAQGIFTNFLNVQTTSRRKPPFGIGQIGKSFRNEITPGNFIFRTREFEQMEMEFFVEPGTDEEWHQYWIDERTRWYNDLGISKENLRHYEHPKEKLSHYSKRTVDIEYRFQFGGQEWGELEGVANRTDFDLNTHSNHSGVDLSYFDQATNSRYRPFVIEPAAGVGRPMMAFLLEAYSEDEAPNAKGGVDKRVVLRLDRRLAPVKAAVLPLSRNADLSPKAKDLANALRKHWNIEFDDAGAIGRRYRRQDEIGTPFCVTVDFDTLTDHAVTVRERDTMSQERVSMDQLEGYLAARLIGA
- a CDS encoding SulP family inorganic anion transporter, which encodes MSTRTERPAPPGRRTPWPDVGASLVVFLVALPLCVGIAVASGVPAELGIITGVVGGLVVGLLPGSTMQVSGPAAGLTVLVADTVAAHGLGALGVIVLGAGLLQVAMGLLRLGRWFRAISPAVVQGMLAGIGLVLVLGQLYPFAGQDQPATTGAKFAGLVDLVRAAVTTAVGLSGVAVGVLTLVVAWLWKRTPWRAVPGMLVAVVVASAVGALFPLPRISVGPLTDVVALVDFDLLDAGVLGAMLTFALVASAESLFSAAAVDRMHGGPRTRYNQELVAQGVGNAVCGVLGALPMTAVIVRSATNVEAGARTRLSRVLHGWWLLVFVVLLPGVLSYVPLAVLAALLVQAGWKLLAPGQVVALARVDRAEAGVLVLTAGLIVLTDLLTGTLAGLLAAVVKTAWDMSRLTVTVTAQGEDHHHVAVRGNATFLQLPNLLETLEALPDSRPVRMDLTGVRHLDQACGQAIEHWAAQRGSVELIRPTPDRV
- a CDS encoding DUF6194 family protein codes for the protein MNVDELKDHISSTFAGIRVVEASGDTFFLYDPDGDLPPERQMPFATIVTGDRYDRVSRLGEDGAYRLNIGLTKASYAAMFGAVPTERDGDGVLDSGFDYAERDRLLPHPFYASQHWVCVVSPSGATLEAVRPLLVEAHGFAARKHANHARRAR
- a CDS encoding serine hydrolase, with the translated sequence MGRRWAVVVVALVVGVAALVWPSLPEDAAEASLTAPPGTAAPSTADGPATADRPSTAGGPSATAPADTPHPAAPRAAGTPAPDLPAAVARAAEVGAGVDLGLAVVDLDTGAAAGSGADTPFRSASLSKLLVAVDLLTSGEVPSDDLDLLSRALRLSDDDAMNALWTLHDGMGAIDRVAARAGLTTTRAPADASQWGDVEMSAADVARLYRYVLTGLPSADREFVVTALSSASPTAADGFDQAYGLLAPGVDAYAKQGWMWYLPADLHLHSAGVVANRYAVAVLSVQTGVDEQDAKDRLTAITTALISGLTGPAG
- a CDS encoding DUF1772 domain-containing protein, which encodes MFPTVTIVAALGCGMMAGVFFAFSAMVMPGLRRAGPEVGVAAMRAINLAVVNPAFIGVFLGTAVVGVVAAFGGGPWAWAGAVLYLLGGVVLTGAFHVPRNNGLERSGTPEDWTRYLREWVPANHLRALLSLAAAVSFTAAALQ